From Coffea arabica cultivar ET-39 chromosome 9c, Coffea Arabica ET-39 HiFi, whole genome shotgun sequence, one genomic window encodes:
- the LOC113709003 gene encoding F-box protein CPR1 isoform X3 — protein MPNLPRELITDILTRLPVKSLLRFRCVSKPWCSLIDSRSFIKMHLLQSKKTGSNLFLMLGFLGIYSVELDSLDAANRLRPPYSASDVSNSCNGLILVLAKIPFIWNPFTRKYRELPATPVEQPVDFEVGSAYVTHGFAYDAVNDDYRVVRVEEFRGFDSEWIRSEAKLYSSKSDKWRKIQNFPYQLPYKRAWGAHLNGVLHTGVRTGDLGYFDSSIWAFDVRTEQHYTLPKPDFTGTDLEFTVEVLGGCLCLVRPRKRYRTDVWIMKEYGVKESWTKLLTIAPPLVERYITIGPLAYSRNGEEVLLNHDDKQLIWYDLRRKTVRNVSVDGLPFVFYAEVCVASLIQPDVSGEGDETEELRQQEKSRVKKRELAEQM, from the exons ATGCCCAATCTTCCGCGGGAGCTCATCACCGACATCCTCACCCGGCTGCCCGTCAAGTCCCTCCTGAGATTCAGGTGCGTATCGAAACCATGGTGCAGCTTGATTGATAGCCGTAGTTTCATCAAAATGCATCTGCTTCAGTCCAAAAAGACTGGCTCAAATTTGTTCCTCATGCTTGGATTCTTGGGGATTTATTCTGTTGAGTTGGATTCGCTCGACGCTGCCAATAGGCTTCGCCCGCCATACTCCGCCTCAGATGTATCCAACTCTTGCAATGGCTTGATCCTTGTTTTGGCTAaaatcccttttatttggaacccCTTCACTCGAAAGTACAGGGAATTACCGGCTACTCCGGTCGAACAACcggttgattttgaggttggTTCTGCTTATGTGACTCATGGGTTTGCTTATGATGCTGTGAATGATGATTATAGAGTGGTCAGGGTTGAGGAGTTTAGAGGCTTTGATTCGGAGTGGATTAGGTCTGAGGCGAAGCTTTATAGTTCTAAGTCGGATAAGTGGCGAAAGATCCAAAATTTCCCTTATCAGCTTCCTTATAAGCGGGCCTGGGGTGCTCATTTGAATGGTGTTTTGCATACGGGAGTGAGAACAGGGGATCTTGGTTACTTCGACTCGTCGATTTGGGCTTTTGATGTTCGGACTGAGCAGCATTATACCTTGCCAAAACCGGATTTTACAGGTACTGATCTTGAGTTCACTGTGGAGGTCTTGGGTGGTTGTCTGTGTTTGGTTCGTCCTCGAAAGAGGTATCGAACGGATGTATGGATAATGAAGGAATATGGAGTGAAAGAATCTTGGACTAAATTGCTAACAATCGCGCCTCCACTCGTTGAGCGGTATATTACCATTGGCCCGTTGGCTTATTCAAGGAACGGTGAAGAGGTTCTCTTAAACCACGACGATAAACAACTTATTTGGTATGATTTGAGAAGGAAGACTGTTAGGAATGTCTCTGTTGATGGTTTGCCATTTGTCTTTTATGCTGAGGTATGTGTTGCAAGCCTCATTCAGCCTGATGTCTCCGGAGAAGGGGATGAAACTGAGGAGCTACGCCAACAGGAGAAAAGTAGAGTGAAAAAAAG GGAACTTGCTGAACAGATGTGA
- the LOC113709003 gene encoding F-box protein CPR1 isoform X1 yields MPNLPRELITDILTRLPVKSLLRFRCVSKPWCSLIDSRSFIKMHLLQSKKTGSNLFLMLGFLGIYSVELDSLDAANRLRPPYSASDVSNSCNGLILVLAKIPFIWNPFTRKYRELPATPVEQPVDFEVGSAYVTHGFAYDAVNDDYRVVRVEEFRGFDSEWIRSEAKLYSSKSDKWRKIQNFPYQLPYKRAWGAHLNGVLHTGVRTGDLGYFDSSIWAFDVRTEQHYTLPKPDFTGTDLEFTVEVLGGCLCLVRPRKRYRTDVWIMKEYGVKESWTKLLTIAPPLVERYITIGPLAYSRNGEEVLLNHDDKQLIWYDLRRKTVRNVSVDGLPFVFYAEVCVASLIQPDVSGEGDETEELRQQEKSRVKKRVDFLSEGFKLVL; encoded by the exons ATGCCCAATCTTCCGCGGGAGCTCATCACCGACATCCTCACCCGGCTGCCCGTCAAGTCCCTCCTGAGATTCAGGTGCGTATCGAAACCATGGTGCAGCTTGATTGATAGCCGTAGTTTCATCAAAATGCATCTGCTTCAGTCCAAAAAGACTGGCTCAAATTTGTTCCTCATGCTTGGATTCTTGGGGATTTATTCTGTTGAGTTGGATTCGCTCGACGCTGCCAATAGGCTTCGCCCGCCATACTCCGCCTCAGATGTATCCAACTCTTGCAATGGCTTGATCCTTGTTTTGGCTAaaatcccttttatttggaacccCTTCACTCGAAAGTACAGGGAATTACCGGCTACTCCGGTCGAACAACcggttgattttgaggttggTTCTGCTTATGTGACTCATGGGTTTGCTTATGATGCTGTGAATGATGATTATAGAGTGGTCAGGGTTGAGGAGTTTAGAGGCTTTGATTCGGAGTGGATTAGGTCTGAGGCGAAGCTTTATAGTTCTAAGTCGGATAAGTGGCGAAAGATCCAAAATTTCCCTTATCAGCTTCCTTATAAGCGGGCCTGGGGTGCTCATTTGAATGGTGTTTTGCATACGGGAGTGAGAACAGGGGATCTTGGTTACTTCGACTCGTCGATTTGGGCTTTTGATGTTCGGACTGAGCAGCATTATACCTTGCCAAAACCGGATTTTACAGGTACTGATCTTGAGTTCACTGTGGAGGTCTTGGGTGGTTGTCTGTGTTTGGTTCGTCCTCGAAAGAGGTATCGAACGGATGTATGGATAATGAAGGAATATGGAGTGAAAGAATCTTGGACTAAATTGCTAACAATCGCGCCTCCACTCGTTGAGCGGTATATTACCATTGGCCCGTTGGCTTATTCAAGGAACGGTGAAGAGGTTCTCTTAAACCACGACGATAAACAACTTATTTGGTATGATTTGAGAAGGAAGACTGTTAGGAATGTCTCTGTTGATGGTTTGCCATTTGTCTTTTATGCTGAGGTATGTGTTGCAAGCCTCATTCAGCCTGATGTCTCCGGAGAAGGGGATGAAACTGAGGAGCTACGCCAACAGGAGAAAAGTAGAGTGAAAAAAAG GGTTGATTTCCTGTCAGAGGGATTTAAACTGGTGCTATGA
- the LOC113709003 gene encoding F-box protein CPR1 isoform X2, producing the protein MPNLPRELITDILTRLPVKSLLRFRCVSKPWCSLIDSRSFIKMHLLQSKKTGSNLFLMLGFLGIYSVELDSLDAANRLRPPYSASDVSNSCNGLILVLAKIPFIWNPFTRKYRELPATPVEQPVDFEVGSAYVTHGFAYDAVNDDYRVVRVEEFRGFDSEWIRSEAKLYSSKSDKWRKIQNFPYQLPYKRAWGAHLNGVLHTGVRTGDLGYFDSSIWAFDVRTEQHYTLPKPDFTGTDLEFTVEVLGGCLCLVRPRKRYRTDVWIMKEYGVKESWTKLLTIAPPLVERYITIGPLAYSRNGEEVLLNHDDKQLIWYDLRRKTVRNVSVDGLPFVFYAEVCVASLIQPDVSGEGDETEELRQQEKSRVKKRSGFFPHW; encoded by the exons ATGCCCAATCTTCCGCGGGAGCTCATCACCGACATCCTCACCCGGCTGCCCGTCAAGTCCCTCCTGAGATTCAGGTGCGTATCGAAACCATGGTGCAGCTTGATTGATAGCCGTAGTTTCATCAAAATGCATCTGCTTCAGTCCAAAAAGACTGGCTCAAATTTGTTCCTCATGCTTGGATTCTTGGGGATTTATTCTGTTGAGTTGGATTCGCTCGACGCTGCCAATAGGCTTCGCCCGCCATACTCCGCCTCAGATGTATCCAACTCTTGCAATGGCTTGATCCTTGTTTTGGCTAaaatcccttttatttggaacccCTTCACTCGAAAGTACAGGGAATTACCGGCTACTCCGGTCGAACAACcggttgattttgaggttggTTCTGCTTATGTGACTCATGGGTTTGCTTATGATGCTGTGAATGATGATTATAGAGTGGTCAGGGTTGAGGAGTTTAGAGGCTTTGATTCGGAGTGGATTAGGTCTGAGGCGAAGCTTTATAGTTCTAAGTCGGATAAGTGGCGAAAGATCCAAAATTTCCCTTATCAGCTTCCTTATAAGCGGGCCTGGGGTGCTCATTTGAATGGTGTTTTGCATACGGGAGTGAGAACAGGGGATCTTGGTTACTTCGACTCGTCGATTTGGGCTTTTGATGTTCGGACTGAGCAGCATTATACCTTGCCAAAACCGGATTTTACAGGTACTGATCTTGAGTTCACTGTGGAGGTCTTGGGTGGTTGTCTGTGTTTGGTTCGTCCTCGAAAGAGGTATCGAACGGATGTATGGATAATGAAGGAATATGGAGTGAAAGAATCTTGGACTAAATTGCTAACAATCGCGCCTCCACTCGTTGAGCGGTATATTACCATTGGCCCGTTGGCTTATTCAAGGAACGGTGAAGAGGTTCTCTTAAACCACGACGATAAACAACTTATTTGGTATGATTTGAGAAGGAAGACTGTTAGGAATGTCTCTGTTGATGGTTTGCCATTTGTCTTTTATGCTGAGGTATGTGTTGCAAGCCTCATTCAGCCTGATGTCTCCGGAGAAGGGGATGAAACTGAGGAGCTACGCCAACAGGAGAAAAGTAGAGTGAAAAAAAG GTCTGGTTTTTTTCCCCACTGGTAA
- the LOC113708964 gene encoding tonoplast dicarboxylate transporter-like yields the protein MDGNESRHHNVPDDSKAPLLPMSDSITVRSSHSLNSCIQSVFTLQNFFILLGPLLCAVICLCVKFDGPGSSGTATAATSRNMLGVLAWMFAWWLTEAVPMPITSMSPLFLFPLFGIASCDDVAEAYMDDVISLVLGSFILALAVEHYNIHRRLALNITLVFCGDPLNPPLLLLGICATTAFVSMWMHNVAAAVMMMPVATGILHRFPSGPTRSNEVTNFCKAVVLGVIYSAAVGGMSTLTGTGVNLILVGMWRSYFPEADPISFSTWFFFGFPLALLIFFVLWAILCLLYCRKSSGQALSAYLDKSHLRRELDLLGPMAFAEKMVLAVFSILILLWMTRSITDDTPGWGALFQGRAGDGTVSVMMATLLFIIPNKKQKGERLMDWNKCKKLPWNIVLLLGAGFAIANGVRSSGLADILSKALDFLEAAPYLAIAPIVCLISGAITEFTSNNSTTTLVVPLLIQIAKTMHLHPLLLMVPGAIGAQFAFLLPTGTPSNIVGFTTGHIEIPDMIKTGLPLKIAGTLALSILMPTLGTVVFGTDKEVVHMTNGPFLHRHRI from the exons ATGGATGGCAATGAGAGTAGGCATCATAATGTCCCCGACGACTCAAAAGCCCCTCTGCTTCCAATGTCTGATTCAATCACTGTCAGGTCATCCCACAGCCTGAATTCATGTATTCAATCCGTCTTCACCCTCCAGAACTTCTTCATTCTTTTAGGCCCTTTACTGTGCGCCGTGATCTGCCTGTGCGTAAAATTTGATGGTCCGGGGAGTAGTGGGACCGCCACCGCCGCCACCAGCCGGAACATGTTGGGTGTTCTGGCGTGGATGTTCGCTTGGTGGCTCACGGAGGCAGTTCCGATGCCCATCACTTCCATGTCGCCCCTCTTtctctttcccctcttcggGATTGCTTCCTGCGACGATGTTGCGGAAGCTTATATGGATGATGTGATTTCCCTCGTCCTTGGAAGCTTCATACTTGCTCTGGCTGTTGAGCACTATAACATACATAGAAGATTGGCCTTGAAC ATAACTCTGGTATTTTGTGGTGATCCCTTGAATCCACCGTTACTTCTGCTGGGGATTTGTGCCACGACAGCGTTTGTGAGCATGTGGATGCACAACGTGGCAGCGGCGGTGATGATGATGCCCGTGGCTACTGGAATTTTGCACAGGTTTCCGTCGGGCCCCACTCGGTCCAACGAAGTCACTAATTTCTGCAAGGCTGTCGTGCTGGGTGTAATTTACTCCGCCGCCGTGGGGGGGATGAGCACGCTCACCGGGACAGGTGTCAACCTCATATTGGTGGGGATGTGGAGGAGTTATTTCCCCGAGGCCGACCCCATCAGCTTCAGTACCTGGTTCTTCTTCGGCTTCCCGCTGGCTTTGctcattttctttgttttgtggGCTATACTTTGCTTGTTGTACTGCAGGAAGAGCTCCGGCCAAGCTCTCTCAGCCTATCTCGATAAATCCCACTTAAGAAGGGAGCTTGACTTGCTTG GTCCAATGGCTTTTGCTGAAAAGATGGTTCTAGCCGTGTTTTCT ATATTGATACTGTTATGGATGACGAGAAGCATCACAGATGATACTCCCGGATGGGGCGCTCTATTCCAGGGGCGCGCTGGTGATGGAACTGTTAGT GTGATGATGGCAACCCTGTTGTTCATAATTCCAAACAAGAAGCAGAAGGGAGAGAGATTAATGGACTGGAACAAATGCAAGAAGCTGCCATGGAACATCGTACTACTCTTAGGGGCAGGTTTTGCAATAGCTAATGGAGTGAGGTCAAGCGGGCTGGCAGACATCTTATCCAAGGCTCTGGATTTCTTGGAGGCTGCCCCATACTTGGCCATTGCTCCAATTGTTTGCCTGATTAGCGGGGCAATCACCGAATTCACTTCTAATAACTCCACCACGACCCTTGTGGTCCCACTCCTGATCCAAATTGCAAAGACGATGCATTTGCACCCACTCCTCCTCATGGTGCCAGGTGCCATTGGAGCACAGTTTGCTTTCTTGCTCCCAACAGGAACTCCTTCAAACATTGTGGGTTTTACAACCGGACATATTGAGATTCCGGACATGATCAAGACCGGATTGCCCCTCAAGATTGCTGGCACCTTAGCGCTGTCTATTTTGATGCCTACTCTTG GTACTGTTGTATTTGGAACGGACAAAGAAGTTGTACACATGACAAACGGTCCCTTCCTGCACAGGCATCGAATTTGA
- the LOC113707627 gene encoding cysteine proteinase inhibitor A-like codes for MASAFPHLLLLTTLAAICLFSDVPSAALGGRPKDALVGGWSKADPKDPEVVENGKFAIDEHNKEAGTKLEFKTVVEAQEQVVAGTNYKIVIKALDGTASNLYEAIVWVKPWLKFKKLTSFRKLP; via the coding sequence ATGGCTTCTGCCTTTCCCCATCTCCTCCTACTCACCACCCTGGCAGCTATCTGTCTTTTCTCCGACGTCCCTTCCGCGGCTTTGGGTGGTCGCCCCAAAGATGCCTTAGTCGGCGGTTGGAGTAAGGCTGACCCCAAGGACCCAGAGGTGGTAGAGAACGGAAAATTTGCCATAGATGAGCACAACAAGGAGGCCGGTACCAAGTTGGAGTTTAAAACTGTGGTGGAGGCGCAGGAGCAAGTGGTGGCCGGCACAAATTACAAGATTGTGATAAAGGCATTGGATGGCACTGCTTCAAATCTGTACGAGGCCATTGTTTGGGTCAAGCCCTGGCTCAAATTCAAGAAGCTTACTTCCTTCAGGAAACTTCCCTGA